In Chryseobacterium lactis, a single genomic region encodes these proteins:
- a CDS encoding MBL fold metallo-hydrolase — protein sequence MKIIPLKEGNFSASKTKDFTLLTDENFNTIAGIKMSVQPFLIITENDYILLDAGIGWKNENGKSVISGILEKEGITPDQITKLLLSHLHKDHIEGAVTVTESGFEATFPNAQIYIQKRELGFAMENQGNPSFDFDILEKLIQLPNIVWMNEDKGQITNEISYEVVGGHTPFMQVFWIKDGEETAFYGADDLPQASYLKYHLAYKSDFDGRKAMELRLTWEKEAKDNHWKILLYHDLEKAILEL from the coding sequence TCATTCCGCTTAAAGAAGGCAATTTCTCCGCAAGCAAAACCAAGGACTTTACACTTTTGACTGATGAAAATTTTAATACCATTGCTGGTATTAAAATGTCTGTACAGCCTTTTCTTATCATTACAGAAAACGATTATATCCTGCTGGATGCCGGGATCGGATGGAAAAATGAAAATGGGAAATCAGTGATTTCAGGAATTCTTGAAAAGGAAGGTATTACACCGGATCAGATCACGAAATTACTGCTTTCGCATCTCCACAAAGATCATATTGAAGGGGCCGTTACAGTTACAGAATCAGGTTTTGAGGCGACTTTTCCTAATGCTCAGATTTACATTCAAAAGCGTGAGCTGGGTTTTGCAATGGAAAATCAAGGAAACCCTTCTTTTGATTTCGATATTCTGGAGAAGCTTATCCAATTGCCCAATATTGTCTGGATGAATGAAGATAAGGGACAAATTACCAATGAAATTTCATATGAAGTCGTTGGCGGGCACACTCCTTTTATGCAGGTTTTCTGGATCAAAGACGGTGAAGAAACCGCTTTCTATGGTGCTGATGATCTTCCACAAGCTTCTTACTTAAAATATCACCTGGCCTATAAAAGTGATTTCGACGGAAGAAAAGCAATGGAATTGAGACTTACATGGGAAAAAGAAGCAAAAGACAATCATTGGAAGATTCTTCTGTATCATGATCTGGAAAAAGCTATTCTTGAACTTTAA